A region from the Aegilops tauschii subsp. strangulata cultivar AL8/78 chromosome 5, Aet v6.0, whole genome shotgun sequence genome encodes:
- the LOC109784153 gene encoding protein synthesis inhibitor II, with protein MAAKMAKNVDKPLFTATFNVQSSSADYVTFITGIRNKLRNPGHSSHNRPVLPPIEPNVPPSRWFHIVLKTSSASTGLRLATRADNLYWEGFKSSDGTWWELTPGLIPGAIYVGFGGTYRDLLGDTDKLTNVALGRQQMADAVTALYGRTKADKTSGPKQQQAKEAVTTLLLLVHEATRFQTLSGFVAGLLHPKAVEKKSGKISNELKAQVNGWQDLSEALLKTDAKPPPGKPPAKFTPIEKMGVRTAEQAAATLGILLFVQVPGGMTVAQALELFHKSGGK; from the coding sequence ATGGCGGCAAAGATGGCGAAGAACGTGGACAAGCCGCTCTTCACGGCGACGTTCAACGTCCAGAGCAGCTCCGCCGACTATGTCACCTTCATCACCGGCATCCGCAACAAGCTCCGCAACCCGGGGCACTCCTCCCACAACCGCCCCGTGCTGCCGCCGATCGAGCCGAACGTCCCGCCGAGCAGGTGGTTCCACATCGTGCTCAAGACATCGTCGGCCAGCACCGGGCTCAGGCTCGCCACCCGCGCCGACAACCTCTACTGGGAGGGCTTCAAGAGCAGCGATGGCACCTGGTGGGAGCTCACCCCCGGCCTCATCCCCGGCGCCATCTACGTCGGGTTTGGCGGCACCTACCGCGACCTCCTCGGCGACACCGACAAGCTGACCAACGTCGCTCTCGGCCGGCAGCAGATGGCCGACGCGGTGACCGCGCTCTACGGGCGCACCAAGGCCGATAAGACCTCCGGCCCGAAGCAGCAGCAGGCGAAGGAGGCGGTAACGACGCTGCTCCTCTTGGTGCACGAGGCCACGCGGTTCCAGACCCTGTCTGGGTTCGTGGCCGGTCTGCTGCACCCCAAGGCGGTGGAGAAGAAGAGCGGGAAGATCTCCAACGAGCTAAAGGCCCAGGTGAACGGGTGGCAGGACCTGTCTGAAGCGCTGCTGAAGACGGACGCGAAGCCCCCGCCAGGAAAGCCGCCAGCGAAGTTCACGCCGATCGAGAAGATGGGCGTGAGGACGGCGGAGCAGGCGGCCGCCACCCTGGGGATCCTGCTGTTCGTCCAGGTGCCCGGTGGGATGACGGTGGCCCAGGCGCTGGAGCTGTTTCATAAGAGTGGGGGGAAATAG